In Streptomyces ambofaciens ATCC 23877, a single genomic region encodes these proteins:
- a CDS encoding ABC transporter permease: MTSPIDIEGGGTPAAVGGAPEPTEKKAEAERLEGRSPGQLMWLRFKRDRTGVICAWVVIGYFLIAALAPVIAKLYGKNPYTLYGQDPEYMTDNPVLDDFGLPLGYFGGVSGDHWFGVEPQFGRDVFTMLLYGMRTSLFMALGVTTLLMLTGVLIGLVGGYFGGRTDYFLGRFTDFFLSFPQQLFFIAFMPVVTSFFVDPRDETPTYFRALAILIVLWLLGWMGMSRLVRSTVLSLREREFVEAAKVAGASPWRIISKEILPNVVSPILIQFTYLLPSTILSIAFLSFAGVGFVEPTPDWGRMFATGAKVAEQDPAFMFFPGVALVIFVLCFNLLGDSVRDALDPKSGR, from the coding sequence GGGCGGCGGAACGCCGGCCGCCGTCGGCGGCGCACCGGAGCCGACGGAGAAGAAGGCCGAGGCCGAGCGCCTCGAAGGCCGCTCTCCCGGGCAGTTGATGTGGCTGCGCTTCAAGCGCGACCGGACCGGTGTCATCTGCGCCTGGGTCGTGATCGGCTACTTCCTGATCGCCGCGCTGGCACCGGTGATCGCCAAGCTGTACGGAAAGAACCCGTACACCCTGTACGGCCAGGACCCCGAGTACATGACCGACAACCCCGTCCTGGACGACTTCGGGCTGCCGCTCGGCTACTTCGGCGGCGTGTCCGGGGACCACTGGTTCGGCGTCGAGCCGCAGTTCGGCCGCGACGTCTTCACCATGCTCCTGTACGGCATGCGCACCTCGCTGTTCATGGCGCTGGGCGTGACGACGCTGCTCATGCTGACCGGTGTCCTCATCGGCCTGGTCGGCGGCTACTTCGGCGGCCGGACCGACTACTTCCTCGGCCGGTTCACCGACTTCTTCCTCTCCTTCCCGCAACAGCTCTTCTTCATCGCCTTCATGCCGGTGGTGACCTCGTTCTTCGTGGACCCGCGGGACGAGACGCCCACGTACTTCCGGGCGCTGGCCATCCTGATCGTGCTGTGGCTGCTGGGCTGGATGGGCATGTCCCGTCTGGTGCGGTCGACCGTGCTGTCCCTGCGGGAGCGGGAGTTCGTCGAGGCGGCGAAGGTCGCCGGCGCCTCGCCCTGGCGGATCATCAGCAAGGAGATCCTGCCCAACGTGGTCTCCCCGATCCTGATCCAGTTCACGTACCTGCTCCCCAGCACCATTCTCAGCATCGCGTTCCTGTCCTTCGCCGGCGTCGGCTTCGTCGAGCCGACGCCCGACTGGGGACGGATGTTCGCCACCGGTGCCAAGGTCGCCGAACAGGACCCGGCGTTCATGTTCTTCCCGGGCGTGGCGCTGGTGATCTTCGTCCTGTGTTTCAACCTCCTCGGCGATTCCGTTCGGGACGCCCTCGACCCCAAGTCAGGACGGTAA
- a CDS encoding ABC transporter substrate-binding protein, whose translation MKSFNSRTARAAMVALAAGSLVLTGCSENKGGDSGKDSKKDQQEAEVQSKAVTYGDTAASTGPAKEVPGAKPGGTINVYEEAGLSHLDPGQIYVSDAGQVSNLIFRGLTNFQEDGKGNVSVVGDLATDSGKSSDGGKTWTFTLKDGVKDQNGNPITSADIRHTVERQYAKFIFDGPTYLQTWLSGAKYRDALPDGGFGDKHLPDSVLETPDDKTVVFHFDTARPDLPQTLAMPGYSVVPEETDTKEKYDKAPVSTGPYKIAEYKVGKSLKLVKNENWDPKTDAVRHQYVDGFNFDFGVTESTQTKRLIADQGDAKNAIQLTRAVEATQIQDVVSDPAVNKRTIKGYQPYVMTLTFNLDRVKNKQVRDAITHAVNSKSLIAGEGGAYGGDVAPNLFAPTLPGYEADYDPYGRLKAPSGNIEKAKELLKDVPAAEKKLVFAYRNNEAGQKHKVAIEDALSKVGIEVVSKEIDAASFYEQIGKLKNPYDMYITGWGQDWPSPGTVVTPVYDGDQIADGSPNYSHINDPKVQELIKKALTQEPTEAAATWKEVHRYILEEVNPAAPLWYTKQFQLYGSNVGGARYSTESSYIDVNGLFLKS comes from the coding sequence ATGAAGTCGTTCAACTCTCGCACCGCGCGCGCCGCGATGGTCGCGCTCGCTGCAGGCTCGCTGGTCCTCACCGGATGCTCGGAGAACAAGGGCGGGGACTCCGGCAAGGACTCCAAGAAGGACCAGCAGGAGGCCGAGGTCCAGTCCAAGGCGGTCACCTACGGCGACACCGCGGCCTCGACCGGCCCGGCCAAGGAGGTCCCCGGTGCCAAGCCCGGCGGCACCATCAACGTCTACGAGGAGGCGGGCCTGTCCCACCTCGACCCGGGCCAGATCTACGTCTCCGACGCGGGCCAGGTCAGCAACCTGATCTTCCGGGGTCTGACCAACTTCCAGGAGGACGGTAAGGGCAACGTCTCCGTCGTCGGCGACCTCGCCACCGACTCGGGCAAGTCCTCGGACGGCGGCAAGACCTGGACGTTCACGCTCAAGGACGGCGTCAAGGACCAGAACGGCAACCCGATCACGTCCGCCGACATCCGGCACACCGTCGAGCGCCAGTACGCCAAGTTCATCTTCGACGGCCCGACCTACCTCCAGACCTGGCTGAGCGGCGCCAAGTACCGTGACGCCCTGCCCGACGGCGGCTTCGGCGACAAGCACCTGCCGGACTCCGTCCTGGAGACGCCGGACGACAAGACGGTCGTCTTCCACTTCGACACCGCGCGCCCCGACCTGCCGCAGACGCTGGCCATGCCGGGTTACTCGGTCGTGCCGGAGGAGACCGACACCAAGGAGAAGTACGACAAGGCCCCCGTCTCCACCGGCCCGTACAAGATCGCCGAGTACAAGGTCGGCAAGTCCCTCAAGCTCGTGAAGAACGAGAACTGGGACCCGAAGACCGACGCCGTGCGCCACCAGTACGTGGACGGCTTCAACTTCGACTTCGGCGTCACCGAGTCGACGCAGACCAAGCGTCTGATCGCCGACCAGGGCGACGCCAAGAACGCCATCCAGCTCACCCGGGCCGTGGAGGCGACCCAGATCCAGGACGTCGTCAGCGACCCGGCCGTCAACAAGCGCACCATCAAGGGCTACCAGCCCTACGTCATGACGCTGACGTTCAACCTCGACCGGGTGAAGAACAAGCAGGTCCGCGACGCCATCACCCACGCGGTGAACTCCAAGTCGCTCATCGCGGGCGAGGGCGGCGCGTACGGCGGTGACGTCGCACCGAACCTGTTCGCTCCGACCCTCCCGGGCTACGAGGCGGACTACGACCCGTACGGCCGACTGAAGGCGCCGTCCGGCAACATCGAGAAGGCCAAGGAACTCCTCAAGGACGTCCCGGCCGCCGAGAAGAAGCTCGTCTTCGCCTACCGCAACAACGAGGCCGGCCAGAAGCACAAGGTGGCCATCGAGGACGCCCTGAGCAAGGTCGGCATCGAGGTGGTCTCCAAGGAGATCGACGCGGCCAGCTTCTACGAGCAGATCGGCAAGCTGAAGAACCCGTACGACATGTACATCACGGGTTGGGGCCAGGACTGGCCGTCCCCGGGCACGGTCGTCACGCCGGTCTACGACGGCGACCAGATCGCCGACGGCTCGCCGAACTACTCGCACATCAACGACCCCAAGGTCCAGGAACTGATCAAGAAGGCGCTCACCCAGGAGCCGACCGAGGCCGCGGCGACCTGGAAGGAAGTGCACCGCTACATCCTGGAAGAGGTCAACCCGGCCGCCCCGCTCTGGTACACGAAGCAGTTCCAGCTCTACGGTTCGAACGTCGGCGGCGCGCGCTACAGCACCGAGTCCAGCTACATCGACGTGAACGGCCTGTTCCTGAAGTCGTGA
- a CDS encoding ABC transporter permease — MLQFIIRRTVGAAVTLFLIGAATFFLFVAGPSDYASLACGKDCSAARLEEIREVLGLNEPIAQQFWEFMSGIVMGRDFPTGHCSAPCLGQSFYSGDLVWDTIMDRFPLTVSLTIGAALVFLVVGLGTGMIAAFRRGSNVDKVATGASMVLSSFQIYFLGPIALAVFVYSTGWMEDPKYVPFTDDPVGWLVGLSIPMVVMATIFTAQYTRMSRSSLIEQLAEDHVRTARAKGMSQKYVFFRYAWRGSLIPIVTILGIDLSSLLGGAVVTELTFSLQGIGRLAVDGAVNKDLPLTMGVMLVGAFMILILNILVDIAYAWIDPRVRLS; from the coding sequence ATGCTTCAGTTCATCATCCGGCGCACGGTCGGTGCCGCCGTCACCCTGTTCCTGATCGGTGCCGCGACGTTCTTCCTCTTCGTCGCCGGCCCGTCCGACTACGCCTCGCTCGCCTGCGGCAAGGACTGCTCGGCCGCACGGCTCGAGGAGATCCGCGAGGTGCTCGGCCTCAACGAGCCCATCGCCCAGCAGTTCTGGGAATTCATGTCCGGCATCGTCATGGGGCGTGACTTCCCCACCGGGCACTGCTCCGCACCATGCCTCGGGCAGTCCTTCTACTCGGGTGATCTCGTCTGGGACACCATCATGGACCGCTTCCCGCTCACGGTGTCGCTGACCATCGGTGCCGCGCTCGTCTTCCTCGTCGTGGGCCTGGGCACGGGCATGATCGCCGCCTTCCGGCGCGGATCGAACGTGGACAAGGTGGCCACCGGCGCCTCCATGGTGCTCAGCTCCTTCCAGATCTACTTCCTCGGCCCGATCGCCCTGGCGGTCTTCGTCTACAGCACGGGCTGGATGGAGGACCCCAAGTACGTCCCCTTCACCGACGACCCGGTCGGCTGGCTCGTCGGCCTGTCCATCCCGATGGTCGTGATGGCCACGATCTTCACCGCCCAGTACACCCGTATGTCGCGCTCCTCGCTGATCGAGCAGTTGGCGGAGGACCATGTGCGCACCGCCCGCGCCAAGGGCATGTCGCAGAAGTACGTCTTCTTCCGCTACGCCTGGCGCGGCTCGCTGATCCCGATCGTCACCATCCTGGGCATCGACCTCTCCAGCCTGCTCGGCGGCGCCGTCGTCACCGAGCTGACCTTCTCGCTCCAGGGCATCGGCCGGCTCGCGGTGGACGGCGCGGTCAACAAGGACCTGCCGCTGACCATGGGCGTCATGCTGGTCGGGGCCTTCATGATCCTGATCCTGAACATCCTCGTCGACATCGCGTACGCCTGGATCGACCCACGCGTCCGGCTTTCCTAG
- a CDS encoding ABC transporter ATP-binding protein, translated as MTTLTKTEDAPPPTGPEGFLSVRDLSVRFATEDGVVKAVDGLSFDVQRGRTLGIVGESGSGKSVTNLTILGLHNPRTTTVDGEIVFDGKELVTATERELERLRGNRIAMIFQDPLTAMSPYYTVGRQIAEPFRKHTGCSKQEAWNRAVEMLGKVGIPNPAQRAKDYPHQFSGGMRQRAMIAMALVCDPDLLIADEPTTALDVTVQAQILDLLKDLQQEFGSAIVFITHDLGVIADIADDIMVMYAGSAIERGSTEEVLRAPRHPYTWGLLNSMPRLDSDLSAALEPIPGTPPSLLGPPSGCRFHPRCTFQDRVGGNRCVTERPLLGEDRSSACHLTAEQKRTIFIEEIKPRLG; from the coding sequence GTGACCACACTGACCAAGACCGAGGACGCGCCGCCCCCCACCGGGCCGGAGGGCTTCCTGTCGGTCCGGGACCTGAGCGTGCGGTTCGCCACGGAGGACGGTGTCGTCAAGGCGGTCGACGGGCTCTCCTTCGACGTGCAGCGGGGCCGGACCCTGGGCATCGTCGGCGAGTCCGGCTCGGGCAAGTCCGTGACCAACCTGACGATCCTGGGCCTGCACAACCCGCGGACCACCACCGTCGACGGCGAGATCGTCTTCGACGGCAAGGAACTCGTCACCGCCACCGAGCGGGAGCTGGAGCGGTTGCGCGGCAACCGGATCGCCATGATCTTCCAGGACCCGCTGACGGCGATGTCCCCGTACTACACCGTGGGCCGGCAGATCGCCGAGCCGTTCCGCAAGCACACCGGTTGCTCCAAGCAGGAGGCGTGGAACCGGGCGGTGGAGATGCTCGGCAAGGTCGGCATCCCCAACCCGGCCCAGCGCGCCAAGGACTACCCGCACCAGTTCTCCGGTGGTATGCGCCAGCGCGCGATGATCGCCATGGCGCTGGTCTGCGACCCCGACCTGCTGATCGCCGACGAGCCGACGACCGCGCTGGACGTGACGGTGCAGGCGCAGATCCTGGACCTGCTCAAGGACCTCCAGCAGGAGTTCGGCTCGGCGATCGTCTTCATCACCCACGACCTCGGTGTCATCGCCGACATCGCCGACGACATCATGGTGATGTACGCGGGCAGCGCGATCGAGCGGGGGAGCACCGAGGAGGTGCTCAGGGCGCCCCGGCACCCGTACACCTGGGGCCTGCTGAACTCGATGCCCCGACTGGACTCCGACCTCAGCGCCGCGCTCGAGCCGATCCCCGGCACGCCGCCGTCGCTGCTCGGCCCGCCCTCCGGTTGCCGCTTCCACCCCCGCTGCACGTTCCAGGACCGGGTCGGCGGCAACCGCTGCGTGACCGAACGACCGCTGCTGGGCGAGGACCGGTCGTCCGCGTGCCACCTGACGGCGGAGCAGAAGCGGACCATCTTCATCGAAGAGATCAAGCCCCGACTGGGCTAG
- a CDS encoding ABC transporter ATP-binding protein yields the protein MKEDLVLPAPREAAAGGPGEPLLVAEGLTKHFPVKGGFPIRRTVGHVQAVDGIDLTVHSGESFGLVGESGCGKSTTGRLITRLMEPTGGRITYRGQDISHASRRGLAPIRSEIQMIFQDPYSSLNPRQTVGKIISGPMEINGIDPAGGREKRVRELLETVGLNPEHYNRFPHEFSGGQRQRIGVARALALEPKLIVADEPVSALDVSIQAQVVNLLQKVQKELGIAFLFIAHDLAVVRHFSQRVAVMYLGKVIEVGDRDSIYTRPRHPYTHALLSAVPEVNLADGETGRRERIRLAGDVPSPINPPSGCRFRTRCWKAQDKCASEVPPLVRIEGNREGHLTACHFPEEPTIAAREEDIVLDPALAALEEADKDRSA from the coding sequence ATGAAAGAAGACCTCGTCCTCCCCGCCCCGCGCGAGGCCGCGGCCGGCGGGCCGGGGGAGCCGCTGCTGGTGGCGGAGGGCCTGACCAAGCACTTCCCGGTCAAGGGCGGCTTCCCCATCCGGCGGACCGTGGGCCATGTCCAGGCCGTCGACGGCATCGACCTGACCGTGCACTCCGGCGAGAGCTTCGGCCTGGTCGGTGAGTCCGGCTGCGGCAAGTCGACCACGGGCCGGCTGATCACCCGCCTGATGGAGCCGACCGGCGGGCGGATCACGTACCGGGGCCAGGACATCTCCCACGCCAGTCGCAGGGGTCTCGCGCCGATCCGGTCCGAGATCCAGATGATCTTCCAGGACCCGTACTCCTCGCTGAACCCGCGGCAGACGGTCGGCAAGATCATCTCGGGTCCGATGGAGATCAACGGCATCGACCCGGCCGGCGGCCGGGAGAAGCGCGTCCGGGAGCTGCTGGAGACCGTCGGCCTCAACCCCGAGCACTACAACCGGTTCCCGCACGAGTTCTCCGGCGGCCAGCGCCAGCGCATCGGCGTCGCCCGCGCCCTGGCCCTGGAGCCGAAGCTGATCGTGGCCGACGAGCCGGTCTCCGCGCTCGACGTGTCCATCCAGGCCCAGGTGGTGAACCTGCTCCAGAAGGTGCAGAAGGAACTGGGCATCGCCTTCCTGTTCATCGCCCACGACCTGGCCGTCGTCCGGCACTTCTCCCAGCGCGTCGCCGTCATGTACCTGGGCAAGGTGATCGAGGTCGGGGACCGGGACTCCATCTACACCCGGCCGCGGCACCCCTACACCCACGCCCTGTTGTCCGCCGTGCCCGAGGTGAACCTCGCGGACGGCGAGACCGGCCGGCGCGAGCGCATCCGCCTGGCCGGCGACGTGCCGTCCCCGATCAACCCGCCCTCGGGCTGCCGCTTCCGCACCCGGTGCTGGAAGGCCCAGGACAAGTGCGCGAGCGAGGTGCCGCCGCTGGTGCGCATCGAGGGCAACCGCGAGGGTCACCTGACGGCCTGCCACTTCCCGGAGGAGCCGACGATCGCGGCCCGCGAGGAGGACATCGTCCTGGACCCGGCGCTGGCCGCGCTGGAGGAGGCGGACAAGGACCGGTCCGCCTGA
- a CDS encoding ABC transporter ATP-binding protein translates to MSNAETLLDVSGLTKHFPIKGGFPIPRTVGAVRAVDGLDFTVREGESLGLVGESGCGKSTTGRLITRLMEPTGGKVTYRGQDITHAGRRALAPIRSEIQMIFQDPYASLNPRQTVGKIISGPMEINGIDPAGGREKRVRELLETVGLNPEHYNRFPHEFSGGQRQRIGVARALALEPKLIVADEPVSALDVSIQAQVVNLLQKVQKELGIAFVFIAHDLAIVRHFSQRVAVMYLGKIMEIADRDDLYDNPRHPYTRALLSAVPEATVDDTPRERIRLVGDVPSPINPPSGCRFRTRCWKATEKCASEVPPLVQVEGNKPGHLTACHYPETDDVPSPRLTKSPRAAA, encoded by the coding sequence ATGAGCAACGCGGAAACGCTCCTGGACGTCAGCGGTCTGACCAAGCACTTCCCGATCAAGGGCGGCTTCCCGATCCCGCGGACCGTCGGTGCGGTCCGGGCGGTGGACGGCCTGGACTTCACGGTGCGCGAGGGCGAGAGCCTCGGCCTGGTCGGTGAGTCCGGCTGCGGCAAGTCGACGACCGGCCGGCTGATCACCCGCCTGATGGAGCCCACGGGCGGCAAGGTCACCTACCGGGGCCAGGACATCACGCACGCCGGGCGCCGGGCACTCGCGCCGATCCGGTCCGAGATCCAGATGATCTTCCAGGACCCGTACGCGTCCCTCAACCCGCGGCAGACGGTCGGCAAGATCATCTCGGGTCCGATGGAGATCAACGGCATCGACCCGGCCGGCGGTCGGGAGAAGCGCGTCCGGGAGCTGCTGGAGACCGTCGGTCTCAACCCCGAGCACTACAACCGGTTCCCGCACGAGTTCTCCGGCGGCCAGCGCCAGCGCATCGGCGTCGCCCGCGCCCTGGCCCTGGAACCGAAGCTGATCGTGGCCGACGAGCCGGTCTCCGCGCTCGACGTGTCCATCCAGGCCCAGGTGGTGAACCTGCTCCAGAAGGTGCAGAAGGAACTGGGCATCGCGTTCGTGTTCATCGCCCACGACCTGGCCATCGTGCGGCACTTCTCCCAGCGCGTCGCGGTCATGTACCTCGGTAAGATCATGGAGATAGCCGACCGCGACGACCTGTACGACAACCCGCGGCACCCCTACACGCGCGCCCTGCTGTCCGCCGTACCCGAGGCCACCGTGGACGACACGCCCCGCGAGCGCATCCGGCTCGTGGGTGACGTGCCGTCCCCGATCAACCCGCCCTCGGGCTGCCGCTTCCGCACCCGGTGCTGGAAGGCGACGGAGAAGTGCGCGTCCGAGGTGCCGCCGCTGGTGCAGGTGGAGGGCAACAAGCCCGGACACCTGACCGCGTGCCACTACCCGGAGACGGATGACGTACCCTCGCCCCGTCTCACCAAGAGCCCCCGGGCGGCCGCCTGA
- a CDS encoding ABC transporter ATP-binding protein — MTSTEQQPFLSVRDLKVHFSTEDGIVKAVDGLSFDLAKGKTLGIVGESGSGKSVTNLTILGLHDRDRTAIDGEIVLDGKDLLTATERELERLRGNKMAMIFQDALASLSPYHTIGKQISETYRKHTGASKKEARERAIEMLRRVGIPQPEVRVDDYPHQFSGGMRQRAMIAMALVCDPELLIADEPTTALDVTVQAQIMDLLKDLQQEFGTAIIFITHDLGVIADIADDVLVMYGGRCVERGTKHEVLRDPQHPYTLGLMSSMPSLDGPVDVPLEPIPGSPPSLLNPPTGCRFHPRCAFVEKVPGGLCSSEQPLLQVEKGRGSACHLPPEQRQELFADFAGTRHN; from the coding sequence GTGACGAGCACCGAACAGCAGCCCTTCCTCTCCGTCAGGGACCTGAAGGTCCACTTCTCCACCGAGGACGGCATCGTCAAGGCCGTCGACGGGCTCTCCTTCGACCTCGCCAAGGGCAAGACGCTCGGCATCGTCGGCGAGTCGGGCTCCGGCAAGTCGGTCACCAACCTGACGATCCTGGGCCTGCACGACCGGGACCGCACCGCGATCGACGGCGAGATCGTCCTCGACGGCAAGGACCTGCTCACCGCCACCGAGCGCGAGCTGGAGCGGCTGCGCGGCAACAAGATGGCGATGATCTTCCAGGACGCGCTGGCCTCGCTGTCGCCGTACCACACCATCGGCAAGCAGATCAGCGAGACCTACCGCAAGCACACCGGCGCCTCCAAGAAGGAGGCCCGGGAGCGGGCGATCGAGATGCTGCGCCGGGTGGGCATCCCGCAGCCGGAGGTCCGGGTCGACGACTACCCGCACCAGTTCTCCGGCGGTATGCGCCAGCGCGCGATGATCGCCATGGCGCTGGTCTGCGACCCCGAGCTGCTCATCGCGGACGAGCCGACCACGGCCCTGGACGTGACGGTCCAGGCGCAGATCATGGACCTGCTCAAGGACCTCCAGCAGGAGTTCGGCACGGCCATCATCTTCATCACCCACGACCTCGGTGTCATCGCGGACATCGCGGACGACGTGCTGGTGATGTACGGCGGCCGGTGCGTGGAGCGCGGTACCAAGCACGAGGTGCTGCGCGACCCGCAGCACCCGTACACGCTGGGCCTGATGAGCTCCATGCCGAGCCTCGACGGTCCGGTCGACGTGCCGCTGGAGCCGATCCCCGGTTCGCCGCCCTCGCTGCTGAACCCGCCCACCGGCTGCCGGTTCCACCCGCGCTGCGCCTTCGTCGAGAAGGTCCCCGGCGGGCTGTGCTCCTCGGAGCAGCCCCTGCTCCAGGTGGAGAAGGGCCGGGGGTCCGCCTGCCACCTGCCCCCGGAACAGCGCCAGGAGCTGTTCGCCGACTTCGCCGGTACCCGGCACAACTGA
- a CDS encoding ABC transporter permease, with translation MLRFLVRRVIGAMVILLIISAVTFWLFYAIPRDPAMMSCGKNCTPEALEKIRQNMGIDESIVMQFWHWLVGVFSGRDYGGYGYCDAPCLGYSFANNEPVFGTIMDRLPMTLSLAFGAAFFFLIIGVGAGMLAALKQGKFLDKFASSVSLLGSSLQIYFVGYVAMFFLVSELGIFSQPSWTPFSENPAAWLSGLLLPWLVLSIIFTANYTRMTRSQMVEQLSEDYVRTARAKGLSRANVFFRFAWRGAMGPIVTLFGIDLGTLIGGAIITESVFSLPGIGRLAVQAVNQSDLPMQLGVTVLAAGAIVFFNIIVDAVYALIDPRIRLA, from the coding sequence ATGCTCCGCTTCCTAGTCCGCCGAGTCATCGGTGCGATGGTCATCCTGCTGATCATCAGTGCCGTCACCTTCTGGCTCTTCTACGCGATCCCGCGTGACCCCGCGATGATGTCCTGCGGAAAGAACTGCACGCCGGAGGCCCTGGAGAAGATCCGGCAGAACATGGGCATCGACGAGTCGATCGTCATGCAGTTCTGGCACTGGCTCGTGGGCGTGTTCTCCGGACGCGACTACGGCGGGTACGGCTACTGCGACGCGCCCTGCCTCGGTTACTCGTTCGCCAACAACGAGCCCGTGTTCGGCACGATCATGGACCGCCTGCCGATGACCCTCTCACTCGCCTTCGGCGCGGCGTTCTTCTTCCTGATCATCGGTGTCGGCGCGGGCATGCTCGCCGCGCTCAAGCAGGGCAAGTTCCTGGACAAGTTCGCCAGTTCGGTGTCGCTGCTCGGCTCCTCGCTCCAGATCTACTTCGTCGGCTACGTCGCCATGTTCTTCCTGGTCTCGGAGCTCGGCATCTTCAGCCAGCCCTCGTGGACGCCGTTCTCCGAGAACCCGGCCGCCTGGCTCTCCGGTCTGCTGCTGCCCTGGCTGGTGCTGTCGATCATCTTCACCGCCAACTACACCCGTATGACGCGCTCCCAGATGGTGGAGCAGCTCAGCGAGGACTACGTCCGCACCGCCCGCGCCAAGGGCCTGTCCCGGGCCAACGTCTTCTTCCGGTTCGCCTGGCGCGGCGCGATGGGCCCGATCGTCACCCTCTTCGGCATCGACCTGGGCACTCTGATCGGCGGCGCCATCATCACCGAGTCGGTGTTCTCCCTCCCGGGCATCGGGCGGCTCGCGGTGCAGGCCGTGAACCAGAGCGACCTGCCCATGCAGCTCGGTGTCACCGTGCTCGCGGCCGGCGCGATCGTGTTCTTCAACATCATCGTCGACGCGGTCTACGCCCTCATCGACCCGCGGATCCGGCTCGCCTGA
- a CDS encoding ABC transporter substrate-binding protein has product MSFSRRNFLIATGVVAASSTVLTACGGDGGSSAKHDGPKVSGSETIEIAVGSKADSAGPAPEVKGAVKGGTIYSLDQFDMDHMDPAQIYVSTEAAITVPIMRGLTGYKIDDKGVTTLVGDAATDAGTMKDGGRTWSFTLKDGLKWEDGSDVTVEDVRHTFERIFAPFITEGPIFVQSWLEGGDKYKGPYEGKHLDSIEIDGNTITFRLNEARSDFNFTVAMRGYSLVPKKLDTKEKYDKKPVSCGPYKIKSRSVGKSMTFVRNEHWDPKTDPIRNAYPDGYHFQFGFELVASTDRYIADKGNDQYTMSIFNEIAPERIAQVLTNAEYKKRVLTRVDTVTYYWPINTTRITDLKVRQAINWAWPHQQLQTISGGAYSTEIATTILSPVTPGYQKFDLYGTTKKPGGDPAKAKALLKEAGKLGQKLVIAYQQSDTQVKVAVAVKNALEAAGFEVVNKQVDKSTFYTQIGKIDNEYDLFGAGWSPDWPNGYSVFYPCWHGENIGDGRNNYAQLNDTGVNKAIDAAAKITDPDEANKAWGAIDRQIMELAPVVPDYHKIRNWMYGSKVGNVVYDGGNNCIALCKLYAKK; this is encoded by the coding sequence ATGTCTTTCTCCCGTAGAAACTTCCTCATAGCCACCGGTGTGGTCGCGGCTTCGTCCACGGTGCTGACCGCATGCGGCGGGGACGGTGGCTCCTCCGCGAAGCACGACGGCCCCAAGGTCAGCGGCAGCGAGACCATCGAGATCGCGGTCGGCTCCAAGGCCGACTCGGCCGGCCCGGCGCCCGAGGTCAAGGGCGCGGTCAAGGGCGGGACGATCTACTCGCTGGACCAGTTCGACATGGACCACATGGACCCGGCGCAGATCTACGTCTCGACCGAGGCCGCCATCACCGTGCCGATCATGCGCGGTCTGACCGGCTACAAGATCGACGACAAGGGCGTCACCACCCTGGTCGGCGACGCCGCCACGGACGCCGGCACCATGAAGGACGGCGGCCGGACCTGGTCCTTCACCCTGAAGGACGGCCTGAAGTGGGAGGACGGCTCGGACGTCACCGTCGAGGACGTCCGCCACACCTTCGAGCGCATCTTCGCCCCGTTCATCACCGAGGGGCCGATCTTCGTCCAGAGCTGGCTCGAGGGCGGCGACAAGTACAAGGGCCCCTACGAGGGCAAGCACCTCGACTCCATCGAGATCGACGGCAACACCATCACCTTCCGCCTCAACGAGGCGCGCAGCGACTTCAACTTCACGGTCGCCATGCGTGGTTACTCCCTGGTGCCCAAGAAGCTCGACACCAAGGAGAAGTACGACAAGAAGCCGGTCTCCTGCGGCCCGTACAAGATCAAGAGCCGTAGCGTCGGCAAGTCCATGACCTTCGTGCGCAACGAGCACTGGGACCCGAAGACGGACCCGATCCGCAACGCCTACCCGGACGGCTACCACTTCCAGTTCGGCTTCGAGCTGGTCGCCTCGACCGACCGCTACATCGCGGACAAGGGCAACGACCAGTACACGATGTCGATCTTCAATGAGATCGCCCCCGAGCGCATCGCGCAGGTGCTCACCAACGCCGAGTACAAGAAGCGGGTCCTCACCCGGGTCGACACGGTCACCTACTACTGGCCGATCAACACCACCCGCATCACGGACCTCAAGGTCCGCCAGGCGATCAACTGGGCGTGGCCGCACCAGCAGCTCCAGACCATCAGCGGCGGTGCCTACAGCACCGAGATCGCCACCACCATCCTCAGCCCGGTCACCCCCGGCTACCAGAAGTTCGACCTCTACGGCACGACGAAGAAGCCCGGCGGCGACCCGGCCAAGGCCAAGGCGCTGCTGAAGGAGGCCGGCAAGCTCGGCCAGAAGCTCGTCATCGCCTACCAGCAGTCGGACACGCAGGTGAAGGTCGCCGTCGCGGTCAAGAACGCCCTGGAGGCGGCCGGCTTCGAGGTCGTGAACAAGCAGGTCGACAAGTCGACCTTCTACACCCAGATCGGCAAGATCGACAACGAGTACGACCTGTTCGGCGCCGGCTGGAGCCCCGACTGGCCGAACGGCTACTCGGTCTTCTACCCCTGCTGGCACGGCGAGAACATCGGCGACGGCCGCAACAACTACGCCCAGCTGAACGACACCGGTGTGAACAAGGCGATCGACGCCGCCGCGAAGATCACCGACCCGGACGAGGCCAACAAGGCCTGGGGCGCCATCGACCGCCAGATCATGGAACTCGCGCCGGTCGTCCCGGACTACCACAAGATCCGCAACTGGATGTACGGATCCAAGGTCGGCAACGTCGTCTACGACGGCGGCAACAACTGCATCGCGCTCTGCAAGCTCTACGCCAAGAAGTAA